One Prosthecobacter vanneervenii genomic window carries:
- a CDS encoding toll/interleukin-1 receptor domain-containing protein, with translation MTPKVFISYSWASQSHQERVKEWADRLLADGINVVLDLYDLKEGQDKYAFMERMVTDAEVTHVLVISDKSYTDKANTRRKGVGTESQIISKEVYEKVEQSKFIPIVCDFKDSDNPCLPVFLETRIWIDFSSPEAVNSNWERLVRLLYGKPLHEKPQLGKAPAFITQESKVPSTPALAKFSTLRQAILQGKPGLRMYRSEFLDQCIAYADAMRVRKEPNLNNFGEKVLEDCAKLIPIRDLIVDWVLLEAGTTPSSDFSESLIYLLERLLEIKARPEEVTTWNEVWFEAAKLFVYETFLYIIASLIKTRAYSDLNNIYTSHYLRPSTDRYGSERFNKFDDFYSSSGTLNAVLAPKGHTLYSPAAALIKRHATRKDLPFSDIIQADLLTLLMAFITPETQWYPQLMHYAEFSSEFPFFIRAAQHKNFQSLATITGIADAKILRESVLAGHKRLDSSRWHNFYSRNFSGPMNLENLDTIK, from the coding sequence ATGACGCCGAAAGTTTTTATTTCTTACAGTTGGGCAAGTCAGTCGCACCAGGAACGAGTAAAAGAATGGGCGGATCGATTACTCGCTGACGGCATCAATGTTGTGCTGGACCTCTATGACCTCAAGGAAGGACAGGACAAATATGCGTTCATGGAACGCATGGTAACAGACGCAGAAGTCACACATGTTCTTGTGATATCTGACAAGTCATATACTGACAAAGCTAACACTCGTCGAAAAGGGGTTGGCACTGAGTCACAGATCATCTCGAAAGAAGTTTACGAGAAAGTCGAACAATCTAAGTTTATTCCCATCGTCTGTGATTTCAAAGATTCCGACAACCCATGCTTGCCTGTGTTTTTGGAAACACGTATTTGGATAGACTTCTCAAGCCCTGAAGCTGTCAACAGTAATTGGGAGAGATTGGTCCGGCTTTTATATGGGAAACCACTTCACGAAAAGCCGCAGCTTGGAAAAGCACCAGCTTTCATTACCCAGGAAAGCAAGGTCCCAAGCACACCCGCCCTCGCTAAATTTTCCACTTTGCGACAAGCAATACTTCAGGGAAAGCCAGGCCTTAGAATGTATCGTTCAGAGTTTCTCGATCAGTGCATCGCATATGCTGACGCAATGCGAGTCAGGAAAGAACCTAACCTGAACAATTTTGGAGAAAAGGTTTTGGAGGATTGTGCCAAACTCATCCCAATTCGTGACCTAATTGTAGATTGGGTCTTACTCGAGGCAGGGACAACTCCATCGAGTGACTTTAGTGAGTCATTAATATATTTGCTTGAACGCCTCCTCGAAATTAAAGCTCGCCCGGAAGAAGTGACAACATGGAACGAAGTATGGTTTGAGGCTGCCAAGCTATTTGTCTATGAGACTTTTCTTTACATAATAGCCTCGCTGATAAAAACTCGCGCTTATAGCGACTTAAACAATATATATACGTCTCATTATCTCCGTCCATCGACGGATCGGTATGGATCCGAACGCTTTAACAAGTTCGACGATTTTTATAGCAGCTCAGGAACCTTAAACGCTGTCTTGGCCCCCAAAGGACATACGCTTTACAGTCCTGCGGCTGCATTAATCAAACGTCACGCAACACGAAAAGATCTCCCATTTTCCGATATCATCCAAGCAGATCTGTTAACTTTGTTAATGGCTTTCATAACACCAGAAACGCAATGGTATCCCCAGTTGATGCACTACGCTGAATTCTCTTCGGAATTCCCATTCTTCATCAGAGCAGCACAACACAAAAACTTTCAAAGTCTTGCTACTATTACGGGAATAGCAGATGCGAAAATATTGCGTGAATCCGTATTAGCCGGCCATAAGCGCTTAGATAGCTCCCGGTGGCACAACTTTTACTCACGTAATTTCTCTGGGCCGATGAATCTTGAGAATCTCGACACAATTAAGTAA
- a CDS encoding sugar phosphate isomerase/epimerase family protein yields the protein MGKIQFGSEVYTWFMQGTGKGYDNKLDHMIKVASEAGFTGIEPMVLEISQSALGCSKYWLGPQIDPIKMKDTLQQYNMKLCGLALVCAWDGETEAPNEREAADFTINYLKHFPGAMLGTVTLPSGRTKDLQKRRLNVAKNINAVSQRAHDAGLVCSYHPNSPPASLVRTQEDYDVVLSSLDPKVTGWTPDVGHIIRGGMDVIATLNKWQHLVNHIHYKDFSGNGAEPWAQMGTGKLDFHKITEWLVARNYSGWIICEDEAHCAVDDPDGVTKQNGQWCKDNLHPIAGL from the coding sequence ATGGGCAAAATCCAATTCGGCTCCGAGGTCTACACCTGGTTCATGCAGGGGACCGGCAAAGGCTACGACAACAAGCTCGACCACATGATCAAGGTCGCCTCAGAAGCAGGCTTCACCGGCATCGAACCGATGGTGCTGGAGATCTCCCAGAGCGCCCTCGGCTGCTCCAAGTACTGGCTTGGCCCGCAGATCGACCCCATCAAAATGAAGGACACCCTGCAGCAGTACAACATGAAGCTCTGCGGCCTGGCCCTCGTCTGCGCCTGGGACGGCGAAACCGAAGCCCCCAACGAGCGTGAAGCCGCCGACTTCACCATCAACTACCTCAAGCACTTCCCCGGCGCCATGCTCGGCACCGTGACTCTGCCCTCCGGCCGCACCAAGGACCTGCAGAAGCGCCGCCTCAACGTGGCCAAAAACATCAACGCCGTCTCCCAGCGCGCGCACGATGCCGGCCTCGTCTGCTCCTACCACCCCAACTCCCCGCCCGCCTCCCTCGTCCGCACTCAGGAAGACTACGACGTCGTCCTCAGCAGCCTCGACCCCAAAGTCACCGGCTGGACCCCCGACGTGGGCCACATCATTCGCGGCGGCATGGACGTCATCGCCACCCTCAACAAGTGGCAGCACTTGGTGAACCACATTCACTACAAGGACTTCTCCGGCAACGGCGCCGAGCCCTGGGCCCAGATGGGTACCGGCAAGCTCGACTTCCACAAGATCACCGAATGGCTCGTCGCCCGCAACTACTCCGGCTGGATCATCTGCGAAGACGAAGCCCACTGCGCCGTGGACGATCCCGATGGCGTGACCAAGCAGAACGGCCAGTGGTGCAAAGACAACCTGCACCCGATTGCGGGGCTGTAA